In Phycisphaerae bacterium, the following are encoded in one genomic region:
- a CDS encoding BlaI/MecI/CopY family transcriptional regulator, giving the protein MGRKSSQRPTDAELEILQVLWQRGPSTVKEVHEQLSGGQGVGYTTILKLMQIMTEKGLVIRDETSRSHVYAAKLPREQTQRQLVRDLLDRAFGGSARTLIAQALLAGKASPEELDEIRRLLDRIGEDKP; this is encoded by the coding sequence ATGGGACGCAAATCCTCACAGCGGCCGACGGATGCCGAGTTGGAGATTCTCCAGGTCCTCTGGCAGCGAGGGCCCAGCACGGTCAAGGAGGTCCACGAGCAGCTTTCCGGCGGGCAAGGGGTCGGCTATACCACCATCCTCAAGCTCATGCAGATCATGACTGAGAAGGGCTTGGTGATCCGCGATGAGACGTCGCGTTCGCACGTCTACGCGGCCAAACTACCCCGCGAGCAGACCCAGCGGCAGCTCGTTCGCGACCTGCTGGACCGGGCGTTCGGCGGATCGGCCCGGACGCTGATCGCCCAGGCCCTGTTGGCCGGCAAGGCCTCGCCTGAGGAACTCGATGAAATTCGTCGGCTGCTGGATCGGATCGGGGAGGACAAGCCATGA
- a CDS encoding M56 family metallopeptidase, whose product MTPLDAVLPPDVVHRLGWTLVHLVWQAAAVALVLAVVLAFLKNGLANVRYLAACAALVMMAALPLGTFIAIDAPPSGQPIHVAEPPPVDATPAATDASPPAVVSSLNITAETPPGVAPTTPIEPPSSPGVDWLAILEAHLDLIVAGWLIGVALLSGRLALSWYTAQRIRRGPAEPAPVHWQRRLAELAERLGITRTVAMVESSLAQVPIVIGHLRPVILLPLGALTGLPPEQIEAVLAHELAHIRRYDYLVNLIQTVIETLLFHHPAVWWVSRRIRAEREHCCDDHAVALCGDRLAYARALVALETLRPPTADLALAAAGGSL is encoded by the coding sequence ATGACACCCCTTGATGCGGTTCTTCCTCCGGACGTGGTCCACCGCCTCGGCTGGACCTTGGTGCACTTGGTCTGGCAGGCGGCGGCCGTGGCGCTGGTGTTGGCGGTCGTGTTGGCCTTTCTGAAGAATGGTCTCGCCAACGTACGTTATCTGGCGGCGTGCGCAGCCTTGGTCATGATGGCCGCCCTGCCGCTCGGCACGTTCATCGCCATCGATGCTCCGCCATCCGGTCAGCCGATCCATGTCGCCGAGCCGCCGCCCGTTGATGCGACTCCGGCTGCAACGGATGCCTCGCCGCCCGCCGTCGTGTCATCTCTCAACATCACCGCCGAAACACCTCCAGGCGTCGCGCCGACGACGCCGATCGAGCCACCCTCTTCGCCGGGTGTCGATTGGCTCGCCATCCTGGAGGCCCATTTGGACCTGATCGTCGCCGGATGGCTGATCGGGGTGGCGCTGCTTTCGGGGCGGCTGGCCCTCTCGTGGTATACCGCTCAGCGGATTCGTCGCGGACCGGCCGAACCGGCTCCGGTTCACTGGCAACGGCGATTGGCTGAGTTGGCTGAGCGGTTGGGCATCACCCGCACGGTGGCGATGGTCGAGTCGTCGCTGGCCCAGGTGCCGATCGTGATCGGGCATCTGCGACCGGTGATCCTGCTGCCGCTGGGCGCTTTGACCGGCCTGCCGCCGGAGCAGATCGAAGCCGTTCTGGCCCACGAGTTAGCCCACATCCGCCGCTACGATTACCTGGTCAACCTCATCCAGACGGTAATCGAGACGCTGCTGTTCCACCACCCAGCCGTCTGGTGGGTCTCGCGTCGTATCCGGGCTGAGCGTGAACACTGCTGCGACGACCACGCCGTCGCCCTCTGCGGCGACCGCCTCGCCTACGCCCGAGCCCTTGTCGCCCTCGAAACCCTCCGGCCGCCAACCGCCGACCTCGCCCTCGCCGCCGCTGGTGGATCGCT